In Pseudophryne corroboree isolate aPseCor3 chromosome 7, aPseCor3.hap2, whole genome shotgun sequence, a single window of DNA contains:
- the LOC134943419 gene encoding gamma-crystallin-3-like, with amino-acid sequence LQIIFYEDKNFQGRSYECSSDCSDLSSYFNRCNSIRVENGNWILYEQPNYKGYQYYLRRGEYPDFQQWLGFNDSIRSCHLTTQHRGPFIIKVYEKEDFKGQMMEFTEDCQCVYEKFRYNDIHSCNVLDGHWMFYEEPNYKGRQYYLKPGEYRRYTTWGASNSRVGSFRRVQQLY; translated from the exons cTACAGATCATCTTCTACGAGGACAAGAACTTCCAGGGCCGCTCCTACGAGTGCAGCTCTGACTGTTCCGACCTGTCTTCATACTTTAACCGCTGCAACTCCATCCGAGTGGAAAATGGAAACTGGATCCTCTATGAGCAGCCCAACTATAAAGGATATCAGTATTACCTGAGAAGAGGAGAATATCCTGATTTCCAGCAATGGTTGGGTTTCAATGACTCCATCAGATCCTGTCACCTTACTACTCAG CATCGCGGTCCTTTCATCATCAAGGTCTATGAAAAGGAAGATTTCAAAGGTCAGATGATGGAGTTCACAGAGGACTGCCAATGCGTCTATGAGAAGTTCCGTTACAATGACATCCACTCCTGCAATGTTCTGGATGGCCACTGGATGTTCTATGAGGAACCCAACTACAAGGGACGTCAGTACTACCTGAAGCCTGGAGAGTACCGGAGATACACCACCTGGGGCGCCAGTAACTCCAGAGTTGGATCCTTTAGACGTGTTCAGCAACTCTATTAA
- the LOC134943242 gene encoding gamma-crystallin 1-like: protein MGKITFYEDKNFKGRSYECSSDNNDLHSHFTRCNSIKVDNGSWMIYEQTNNKGHQYFLKKGEYPDYQHWMGFNDTISSCHMIPLPYTGSFVIRLYEKEDFRGQMVEFTEDCPHVFKDFNYQEIHSCNVIEGHWIFYEEPSYRGRQYYLRPREYRRFSDWGAANARVGSVRRVKDLY from the exons ATGGGAAAG ATCACATTCTACGAGGACAAGAACTTCAAGGGCCGGTCCTATGAGTGCAGCAGCGACAATAATGACCTGCACTCTCACTTCACACGTTGCAACTCCATCAAGGTTGACAATGGCTCTTGGATGATTTACGAGCAAACCAACAACAAAGGCCATCAGTATTTTCTTAAAAAAGGAGAATACCCAGACTACCAGCACTGGATGGGCTTCAACGACACCATCAGTTCCTGCCACATGATCCCTCTG cct TATACTGGATCTTTCGTGATCAGACTGTACGAGAAAGAAGATTTCCGAGGACAAATGGTAGAGTTCACAGAAGACTGCCCACACGTCTTCAAAGACTTCAACTACCAGGAAATCCACTCCTGCAACGTGATAGAAGGTCACTGGATCTTCTACGAGGAACCCAGCTACAGAGGGCGGCAGTACTACCTGAGACCCAGAGAGTACCGGAGATTCAGTGATTGGGGCGCAGCAAATGCAAGAGTTGGTTCCGTTAGAAGAGTTAAAGATTTATATTAA